One Parachlamydia sp. AcF125 DNA segment encodes these proteins:
- the grpE gene encoding nucleotide exchange factor GrpE, giving the protein MTKADNKNHEKDQSEMDKVNAECMCSHECTPAQEGEVKPQPNVVSIEEKEIEALRRDAADNKDKYLRVLAEAENQRKRLQKERQELIQYALQNVIADFLNPIDQMENALKFKDQMSAEVKGWALGFEMILNQFKDVLATNGVAPMVSVGTSFDPHLHEAIEMVETGEFAPGTVVEESLKGYKMGERVIRPARVKVAKAVSEPAPEQTE; this is encoded by the coding sequence ATGACAAAAGCCGATAACAAAAATCATGAAAAAGATCAAAGTGAAATGGATAAGGTGAATGCAGAATGCATGTGTTCCCACGAATGCACCCCAGCTCAAGAAGGAGAAGTCAAACCTCAACCGAATGTTGTTTCAATTGAAGAAAAAGAAATTGAAGCTCTTCGCCGAGATGCTGCTGACAATAAAGATAAATATTTACGAGTTCTTGCAGAAGCGGAAAATCAAAGAAAAAGACTGCAAAAAGAGCGGCAAGAGCTTATTCAATATGCTCTTCAAAATGTGATTGCTGATTTTTTGAATCCGATCGATCAGATGGAGAACGCTTTAAAATTCAAGGATCAGATGTCCGCCGAAGTCAAAGGGTGGGCACTTGGATTCGAAATGATTTTAAATCAATTTAAAGATGTTTTGGCCACCAACGGGGTAGCTCCCATGGTTTCTGTGGGCACATCCTTTGATCCCCATTTACATGAAGCGATCGAAATGGTAGAGACAGGGGAATTTGCTCCAGGAACTGTCGTAGAGGAAAGTTTAAAAGGCTATAAAATGGGAGAGAGGGTCATTCGACCAGCACGCGTTAAAGTTGCAAAAGCGGTCAGTGAACCAGCTCCTGAGCAAACCGAATAA